A window from Drosophila subobscura isolate 14011-0131.10 chromosome O, UCBerk_Dsub_1.0, whole genome shotgun sequence encodes these proteins:
- the LOC117897642 gene encoding proteasome subunit beta type-4: MLNNYNSMAQPLWQNGPTPGAFYNFTGGQQQTQKLPKELTTAGPFGTKRSTSSITTGSSVLGIRYDGGVMIAADTLVSYGSLARYQNIDRVFPINNSIILGGGGDFADIQSIKRTIDQKMIEDQCYADGISMKPKALSSWLTRVLYNRRSRMNPLYIDVVVGGIEQDGTPFLANVDLRGRAHEDYVVATGFARHLALPLVRERKPKDRDFTAEEASELIRKCMEVLYYRDTRNMAQYTVGVCNATGTTIDGPCKVSENWSFAATIKGY; this comes from the exons atgttgaacaactacaacagcatGGCCCAGCCTTTGTGGCAGAATGGACCAACACCCGGTGCGTTCTACAACTTCAccggcggccagcagcagacccagAAGTTGCCAAAAGAGCTGACCACTGCAGGCCCTTTCGGAACAAAGCGCAGCAC CTCTTCTATTACCACAGGCTCCTCTGTTCTGGGTATACGCTATGATGGCGGCGTCATGATTGCCGCCGACACACTGGTCTCGTACGGCTCTTTGGCACGCTACCAGAACATTGACCGTGTTTTTCCAATTAACAATAGCATCATTttgggcggcggtggcgacTTTGCCGATATTCAGTCGATCAAGCGCACCATTGACCAGAAGATGATCGAGGATCAGTGCTACGCGGATGGCATTTCCATGAAGCCCAAGGCCCTGTCCAGCTGGCTGACGCGTGTTCTATACAACCGTCGCTCACGCATGAACCCCTTGTACATTGATGTGGTTGTGGGTGGCATTGAGCAGGATGGCACCCCTTTCCTGGCCAATGTCGATTTGCGTGGACGTGCTCACGAGGACTATGTGGTGGCCACCGGGTTCGCTCGCCATTTGGCTCTGCCATTAGTGCGTGAGCGCAAGCCAAAGGACCGTGACTTTACAGCCGAAGAGGCCTCCGAATTG ATCCGTAAATGCATGGAGGTTCTCTACTATCGTGATACCCGCAACATGGCCCAGTACACTGTAGGCGTCTGCAATGCCACCGGCACCACCATCGACGGACCCTGCAAAGTCAGCGAGAACTGGTCCTTTGCTGCCACCATCAAGGGATACTAG
- the LOC117898143 gene encoding cecropin-C-like encodes MNFYKIFVFVALFLAISVGRSEAGWLKKLGKRLERVGQHTRDATIQVVGIAQQAANVAATARG; translated from the exons ATGAACTTCTACAAGATCTTCGTCTTTGTTGCTCTGTTCCTGGCCATCAGCGTGGGACGATCGGAGGCCGGTTGGCTGAAAAAGCTGGGAAAGAGACTT GAACGCGTTGGCCAGCACACCAGAGATGCCACAATTCAGGTTGTGGGAATTGCTCAACAGGCCGCCAATGTGGCAGCGACTGCCAGAGGATGA
- the LOC117898144 gene encoding cecropin-C isoform X1, translating into MNFYKIFVFVALILAISVGQSEAGWLKKLGKRLERVGQHTRDATIQVVGIAQQAANVAATARG; encoded by the exons ATGAACTTCTACAAGATCTTCGTCTTTGTTGCTCTGATCCTGGCCATCAGCGTGGGACAGTCGGAGGCCGGTTGGCTGAAAAAGCTGGGAAAGAGACTT GAACGCGTTGGCCAGCACACCAGAGATGCGACAATTCAGGTTGTGGGAATTGCTCAACAGGCCGCCaatgtggcagcgacagccagAG GATGA
- the LOC117898144 gene encoding cecropin-C isoform X2: MNFYKIFVFVALILAISVGQSEAGWLKKLGKRLERVGQHTRDATIQVVGIAQQAANVAATARG, encoded by the exons ATGAACTTCTACAAGATCTTCGTCTTTGTTGCTCTGATCCTGGCCATCAGCGTGGGACAGTCGGAGGCCGGTTGGCTGAAAAAGCTGGGAAAGAGACTT GAACGCGTTGGCCAGCACACCAGAGATGCGACAATTCAGGTTGTGGGAATTGCTCAACAGGCCGCCaatgtggcagcgacagccagAGGATGA
- the LOC117898145 gene encoding cecropin-C, which produces MNFYKIFVFVALILAISVGQSEAGWLKKLGKRLERVGQHTRDATIQVVGIAQQAANVAATARG; this is translated from the exons ATGAACTTCTACAAGATCTTCGTCTTTGTTGCTCTGATCCTGGCCATCAGCGTGGGACAGTCGGAGGCCGGTTGGCTGAAAAAGCTGGGAAAGAGACTT GAACGAGTTGGCCAGCACACCAGAGATGCGACAATTCAGGTTGTGGGAATTGCTCAACAGGCCGCCAATGTGGCAGCGACTGCCAGAGGATGA
- the LOC117896449 gene encoding cecropin-C, whose amino-acid sequence MNFYKIFVFVALILAISVGQSEAGWLKKLGKRLERVGQHTRDATIQVVGIAQQAANVAATARG is encoded by the exons ATGAACTTCTACAAGATCTTCGTCTTTGTTGCTCTGATCCTGGCCATCAGCGTGGGACAGTCGGAGGCCGGTTGGCTCAAAAAGCTGGGAAAGAGACTT GAACGAGTTGGCCAGCACACCAGAGATGCCACAATCCAGGTTGTGGGAATTGCTCAACAGGCCGCCAATGTGGCAGCGACTGCCAGAGGATGA
- the LOC117896869 gene encoding cecropin-C — MNFYKIFVFVALILAISVGQSEAGWLKKLGKRLERVGQHTRDATIQVVGIAQQAANVAATARG, encoded by the exons ATGAACTTCTACAAGATCTTCGTCTTTGTTGCTCTGATCCTGGCCATCAGCGTGGGACAGTCGGAGGCCGGTTGGCTCAAAAAGCTGGGAAAGAGACTT GAACGCGTTGGCCAGCACACCAGAGATGCCACAATCCAGGTTGTGGGAATTGCTCAACAGGCCGCCAATGTGGCAGCGACTGCCAGAGGATGA
- the LOC117897225 gene encoding ceramide kinase, with protein MTQSKQSLGGSSAYAPCSSNNYGTCSSTSAAVAGDPSPSHDILLNNFQLKKKSYRVLLHGQQLVWERMQKVKQSKSSHEIKAPLPEDPPSPEAHRGYGPKSHILHLDDVISVRAGDTKIASVKPPDPQAINGPGEHQPDSRPTSQYLTINYALRLTKSQTDCNRWELRRLTFFNADPYIVRQWDQELQARVHQSSPTRMRVRRLLVFINPYGGRKAGSQTYERHVRPIFQLAGIDATCITTQRANQVRDILLSHDLSCYDAVCCVGGDGTVAEVINGLLFRRMRELGLDEQRPSYIPRPEIPVGVIPAGSTDTIAYSMHGTADVRTAAIHVILGQHRGLDVCSVSNSQSLLRFCASVLSYGYLGDVAAQSENYRWMGPTRYEYSGVKAFICNRGYDAELRLLEEPDLQPTPLEEHLPQSPDSVCSLGESVPSICYANCQRCSFASSIQEQQRSSLFVREEDAEVEPTSSAALEEADPEESHLTPSEAALLRPRPRPDKLQLPVGSAPSMKSLASEQWKVIKGNFFMICGANITCACARSPNGISRYSHLGDGCLDLILVKKTSLLNNVRFLLNTAGRSGDIRNLPFVEVYRTRKFQFRTFAAASDESYSIAGSCQPIAEAEVGNSSSASSVYSSWNCDGEVVTDLDITMRSHCQLIEVFMRGPHSYSKPLKSGTAPSTPASSSDNVYCCCKD; from the exons ATGACGCAAAGCAAACAGTCACTGGGGGGGTCATCCGCCTACGCCCCCTGCTCCTCCAACAACTATGGAACATGCTCCTCCACCAGCGCTGCAGTGGCTGGAGACCCTTCACCTTCGCATGACATTTTGCTAAACAATTTCCAGCTTAAGAAAAAGTCCTAtcgagtgctgctgcatggccaaCAGCTGGTGTGGGAGCGCATGCAGAAGGTGAAGCAGTCAAAGAGCAGCCACGAGATCAAGGCACCGCTGCCCGAGGATCCGCCCTCACCAGAGGCACACCGGGGCTACGGCCCTAAGAGTCACATACTCCACTTGGACGATGTGATCAGTGTACGGGCGGGAGACACCAAGATAGCCTCCGTCAAGCCGCCGGATCCCCAGGCAATCAATGGGCCAGGGGAGCATCAGCCCGACTCCAGGCCCACATCTCAGTACCTGACCATCAACTATGCCCTGCGTCTGACCAAGTCCCAAACGGACTGCAATCGCTGGGAGCTGCGACGCCTCACGTTCTTCAATGCGGATCCGTACATCGTGCGCCAGTGGGaccaggagctgcaggccCGTGTGCACCAGTCGTCGCCCACCCGAATGCGAGTGCGCCGCCTGCTGGTGTTCATCAATCCGTATGGTGGCCGGAAGGCCGGTTCGCAGACATATGAGCGGCACGTCCGGCCCATATTCCAGTTGGCGGGGATCGATGCCACGTGCATTACCACCCAGCGGGCGAACCAAGTGCGGGACATCCTGCTGAGCCACGACCTGAGCTGCTATGACGCCGTCTGCTGTGTGGGTGGTGATGGCACTGTGGCGGAGGTCATCAACGGCCTGCTCTTTCGGCGAATGCGGGAGCTGGGCCTGGACGAGCAGCGACCCTCGTATATACCGCGACCAGAGATCCCAGTGGGTGTAATCCCAGCGGGAAGCACGGACACCATTGCCTACAGCATGCATGGGACGGCAGATGTCCGCACGGCGGCCATACACGTGATCCTCGGCCAGCATCGCGGCCTGGATGTGTGCAGCGTGAGCAACAGCCAATCGCTGTTAAGGTTCTGCGCCAGCGTCCTCAGCTACGGCTACCTGGGGGACGTGGCTGCTCAGAGCGAGAACTACCGCTGGATGGGGCCCACGAGGTACGAGTACAGCGGCGTCAAGGCCTTCATCTGCAATCGGGGCTACGACGcggagctgcggctgctggagGAGCCGGATCTGCAGCCCACACCGCTGGAGGAGCATCTCCCGCAGAGTCCGGACAGTGTGTGCTCTCTGGGCGAATCTGTGCCCTCCATTTGCTATGCCAATTGTCAGCGCTGCAGCTTCGCCAGCTCCATACAGGAGCAGCAACGCTCCTCTCTGTTTGTCCGCGAGGAAGACGCTGAAGTCGAGCCGACAAGCAGCGCCGCACTGGAGGAGGCTGACCCAGAGGAGTCGCACCTGACGCCCAGCGAGGCGGCGCTGCTCAGGCCCAGGCCGCGACCCGACAAGCTTCAGCTGCCAGTGGGCTCCGCTCCCTCCATGAAGAGTCTTGCCTCTGAGCAATGGAAAGTCATAAAAGGCAACTTCTTTATGATCTGCGGCGCCAATATTACCTGTGCCTGTGCACGCAGTCCCAACGGCATCTCCCGGTATAGTCACCTGGGCGATGGCTGCTTGGATCTGATTCTCGTCAAGAAGACCTCGCTGCTCAATAACGTGAGATTTCTGTTGAATACAGCCGGCAGAAGCGGAGATATC CGAAATTTGCCGTTTGTGGAGGTCTATCGCACAAGAAAATTCCAGTTTAGGACATTCGCAGCGGCCAGCGATGAGAGCTACAGCATTGCAGGCTCTTGCCAGCCGATAGCAGAGGCGGAGgtcggcaacagcagcagcgcctcctCTGTGTATTCCAGCTGGAACTGTGATGGCGAGGTGGTCACCGATTTGGACATAACCATGAG ATCACATTGTCAGCTTATTGAGGTCTTCATGCGTGGCCCACATTCCTACAGCAAGCCGCTCAAGAGCGGCACTGCCCCCTCAACGCCAGCCAGCTCCAGCGATAAtgtctactgctgctgcaaggacTAG
- the LOC117899177 gene encoding bromodomain-containing protein 4 — MPTPCGKCTSCPCGVNGSIAPTVQPQQVRAQPQQVRSPPQQVRSPPPPASPPASPLAPQQPRADLSYLQTTPPVQQQYLPQPQSPPHQQQQYEQPLFQSTLLPQESVQQEEVRYQQPPPPLPPPQASPNATRGGSCQGHCQSHAREGSVPAQCTIQRYPQAPSSVYQPDQSSLQGYGQPQPARQAYPMAQSPQYAGGQQPPQYAPGQQSPQYAGGQQPSQFATGQQSSHNATGQQSPQYAGGQEPDEYAHEQPQQPPAQNKEVASCVAPITKVQRKKPSMSCSCVKNRTRNTKLSNGARKTRLGPGGIVEVEEEEPDLPIADTYTCTRTIRPSDPQEVGGPAAQQEQLRCNCREKKKVACHCKAPVKPVAQEKPGQPSRPPPTHAFVGCGQPYAGPTTYDRSPHNKCGHCSTKKKCVIQ; from the exons ATGC CGACTCCCTGTGGCAAGTGCACCAGCTGCCCTTGCGGCGTTAATGGTAGCATAGCGCCAACAGTCCAGCCACAACAGGTTCGCGCCCAGCCACAGCAGGTTCGCTCCCCGCCACAGCAGGTGCGCtccccgccaccgccagcgTCCCCGCCAGCTTCCCCGCTAGCCCCACAGCAGCCACGAGCGGATCTCTCGTACCTGCAGACAACACCCCCAGTGCAGCAACAATACCTGCCGCAGCCACAATCTCCaccacaccagcaacagcaatacgAGCAGCCACTCTTTCAATCCACATTACTGCCCCAGGAGTCGGTGCAGCAGGAAGAAGTGAGATACcaacagccaccgccacctctACCGCCCCCGCAGGCTTCCCCAAACGCGACCAGAGGAGGCAGCTGTCAGGGGCACTGCCAAAGCCACGCAAGAGAAGGATCTGTACCGGCGCAGTGTACGATACAGCGATACCCCCAAGCACCATCGTCGGTATACCAGCCGGATCAGTCATCCCTGCAGGGATACGGCCAGCCGCAGCCAGCAAGGCAAGCATATCCCATGGCGCAGT CGCCACAATACGCCGGGGGACAACAACCTCCCCAATATGCCCCAGGACAACAATCGCCACAGTATGCGGGGGGACAACAGCCGTCACAATTTGCCACAGGACAACAATCGTCACACAATGCCACAGGACAACAATCGCCACAATATGCCGGGGGACAAGAACCGGATGAGTATGCGCACGAGCAACCTCAACAGCCGCCGGCGCAGAACAAGGAAGTTGCCAGTTGTGTGGCACCAATAACGAAGGTGCAGAGAAAAAAACCCAGCATGAGTTGCAGTTGCGTCAAGAACAGGACGCGCAATACAAAACTTTCGAATGGTGCCAGAAAGACACGTCTAGGTCCTGGAGGTATAGTGGAAGTGGAGGAAGAAGAGCCAGATCTGCCCATTGCGGATACCTACACTTGCACTCGCACGATTCGGCCTTCAGACCCTCAGGAAGTCGGCGGCCCCGCCGCACAGCAGGAACAGTTGCGCTGCAACTGCCGCGAGAAAAAGAAAGTGGCCTGCCACTGTAAGGCGCCGGTAAAGCCAGTGGCTCAGGAGAAGCCGGGCCAGCCCTCTCGTCCGCCACCCACCCATGCTTTCGTGGGCTGCGGTCAGCCCTATGCGGGTCCAACGACCTACGATCGCTCGCCGCATAACAAGTGCGGACACTGCTCCACAAAGAAGAAGTGCGTTATTCAGTGA
- the LOC117898793 gene encoding uncharacterized protein LOC117898793 produces MAAPNRFHHNFNISTISPGNRVGFNRQHRRQDAGAPYSGRSRDVFHGRCFLQRTKINRSKATREASYNDDPCGCCPACPQKHTQPQAPAPPPPPAVQPASIPWTAPQTFKADTSFCPPALLPPETVQFGMQSAPPVYELPQCCCMPTLPHRRHQAPMWPVAGKAEPRTPERSFNHGQSCGFGNDNVYLMQSPTPAYKLTQSAWKQSPPLCRRPGARPQGRCFSNGTGRHNGLSGGRKCHPDAYPVPVLAREIVMDPLGPRCDFGEAPEEATGTDVCPPSVPPNESLRSLQPVGEALNEAIDEPCDRYYHHPGPSRRAPTIDPIAHFDLDRFDRDQRGGVARRRNVSIRTAIDYDYEPIPGHENPPRPRHYPENPPPKQGCAPRSHPPPGQNISCASDETAQPNGLYFRNHTHPATAANFGRRRNVTARRCIDYDEGPESIPQFRPLARPTESELFKCTFR; encoded by the coding sequence ATGGCAGCACCCAACAGATTCCACCACAATTTCAACATCAGTACTATTTCGCCAGGGAACCGCGTCGGCTTCAACCGCCAGCACCGCCGCCAGGATGCTGGAGCCCCATACTCGGGGCGCAGTCGTGATGTCTTTCACGGCAGATGTTTCCTTCAACGCACGAAAATAAATCGATCCAAGGCGACACGAGAAGCTTCCTACAATGATGATCCTTGCGGCTGTTGTCCGGCCTGTCCTCAGAAGCACACTCAGCCCCAGGCTCCCGCTCCGCCCCCACCACCAGCTGTGCAGCCAGCATCTATTCCATGGACTGCTCCCCAGACTTTCAAGGCTGACACTAGCTTCTGTCCCCCGGCGCTCCTGCCTCCAGAAACAGTTCAGTTCGGCATGCAATCGGCACCGCCAGTCTATGAGCTTCCAcagtgctgctgcatgccgaCGTTGCCCCACAGAAGGCACCAGGCCCCGATGTGGCCAGTAGCTGGAAAAGCCGAACCAAGAACTCCAGAGCGATCCTTTAACCATGGGCAGAGCTGTGGTTTCGGCAACGACAATGTCTACCTAATGCAATCGCCTACGCCTGCTTATAAGCTGACACAGAGCGCCTGGAAGCAGTCGCCTCCATTGTGCAGACGACCAGGGGCAAGACCTCAGGGGAGATGCTTTAGCAATGGCACAGGCAGGCACAACGGGCTAAGCGGTGGCAGAAAATGTCATCCTGATGCGTATCCCGTGCCTGTGTTGGCCAGAGAGATCGTCATGGATCCGTTGGGTCCGAGATGCGACTTTGGAGAAGCGCCGGAGGAAGCAACCGGCACCGATGTCTGCCCTCCTTCCGTTCCACCAAACGAGTCCTTGAGATCGTTGCAGCCTGTGGGAGAAGCGCTCAATGAGGCTATAGACGAGCCTTGCGATCGGTACTACCACCATCCGGGCCCATCCCGAAGGGCACCGACTATAGATCCAATCGCTCACTTTGATCTGGATCGATTCGACAGGGATCAGCGCGGTGGCGTCGCACGTCGGCGAAATGTCAGCATACGGACAGCCATCGATTATGACTATGAACCCATTCCAGGCCATGAGAACCCGCCACGCCCGCGGCATTATCCGGAGAATCCACCGCCAAAGCAAGGATGTGCGCCACGGTCGCATCCGCCTCCGGGACAAAACATTTCTTGCGCGTCCGATGAAACGGCCCAACCAAACGGCCTGTACTTCCGCAACCATACACACCCAGCAACTGCTGCTAATTTTGGGCGTCGCCGAAATGTGACTGCTCGGCGTTGCATTGACTACGATGAAGGACCCGAATCCATACCTCAATTCAGACCGCTGGCACGACCAACAGAATCAGAACTTTTTAAATGTACATTCCGTTGA
- the LOC117899181 gene encoding DNA-directed RNA polymerases I, II, and III subunit RPABC2 yields MDEEDYGNDDVGGDDFDDVDEDVDEDINPEEEADNIEIIAPGGTGGGGVPKSKRITTKYMTKYERARVLGTRALQIAMCAPIMVELDGETDPLQIAMKELKQKKIPIIIRRYLPDHSYEDWSIDELIMVDN; encoded by the exons ATGGATGAGGAGGACTACGGCAATGATGA CGTCGGCGGTGACGATTTCGACGATGTCGATGAGGATGTGGACGAAGACATTAatccggaggaggaggcggataACATTGAGATTATTGCGCCCGGTGGAACAGGGGGCGGCGGTGTGCCCAAGTCGAAGCGTATTACCACCAAATATATGACGAAATACGAACGCGCCCGCGTTCTGGGCACACGGGCCCTGCAGATCGCAATGTGCGCACCCATCATGGTGGAGCTAGACGGCGAAACGGATCCCCTGCAGATCGCCATGaaggagctgaagcagaagaagatACCCATCATCATTCGGCGCTATCTGCCCGATCATTCGTACGAGGACTGGAGCATCGACGAGCTCATCATGGTGGACAACTAG